One Enterobacter asburiae genomic window, CAGGAACAGAGCGCCCAGCGCGTCGGCGAGATGCTGCTGATTGATGCCGGGGAGCACCCGGAGCCAGAAAGCGAATCAAACCCGTGGGTGGAGAACTGGGCCTCACTTCTCAAATAACCCGCTGCCCGGCGGCGCTTCGCTTGCGCGGGCCTACGGGTTTTCCAGGCCGGGTCAGGCGGAGCCGCCACCCGGCAACGAAGCCGCAGCAAATCCTCAATTCCGTGAACCACCTTCCACTCCCTTGGGCTTATGCCATAAACAACCTCTCATACACCCTTCAATACTGTGTTTCTGCACGGTGAGAGAACGTGTCACTCCTTCATATACTTTCCCGGTCACTATAAAACGGCTTCAGGCCGTACCAAAACGACAAAACACAAGTCTCATTCTGATTACCCTACCGGTGCTGTACAGAATGAACCAGGCGAAAGCTATGTTTCAGGAGTGCAACAATGAGTACATTAAGCCACGCAGCGAGCAGCGCTGAAAAGCGCACCAACGCCCGCTACTGGATAGTGGTGATGCTTTTTATCGTCACGTCCTTTAACTATGGTGACCGCGCCACGCTGTCGATTGCCGGTTCGGAAATGGCAAAAGATATCGGCCTTGATCCCGTGGGCATGGGTTACGTTTTCTCCGCATTCTCATGGGCCTACGTCATCGGGCAAATTCCTGGCGGCTGGCTGCTGGACCGTTTTGGATCTAAACGCGTCTATTTCTGGTCCATCTTTATCTGGTCGATGTTTACCCTGTTGCAGGGTTTCGTCGATATCTTCAGCGGCTTCGGCATTATCGTGGCGCTTTTCACGCTGCGCTTCCTGGTAGGCTTAGCGGAAGCGCCTTCCTTCCCGGGCAACAGCCGAATTGTGGCGGCATGGTTCCCGGCGCAGGAGAGGGGAACGGCGGTGGCGATTTTCAACTCAGCACAGTACTTCGCAACGGTGATCTTCGCGCCAATCATGGGCTGGCTGACACATGAGGTGGGCTGGTCACACGTCTTCTTCTTCATGGGCGGGCTTGGGATCGTCATCAGCTTCGTCTGGCTGAAAGTGATCCACGAACCCAACCAGCATCCTGGCGTGAACAAAAAAGAGCTGCAGTACATCGCGGAAGGCGGAGCGCTGATCAACATGGATCAGAAATCCGCAAAAGCAAAAGTCCCGTTCAGCCAGAAATGGGCGCAGATCAAGCAGCTCGTCGGCTCGCGCATGATGATCGGCATCTATCTGGGCCAGTACTGTATTAACGCCTTAACCTACTTCTTCATCACCTGGTTCCCGGTGTACCTGGTGCAGGCGCGCGGCATGTCGATTCTGAAAGCGGGATTTGTCGCCTCGGTCCCGGCAATCTGCGGCTTCGTCGGCGGCGTGCTCGGCGGGGTGATTTCCGACTGGCTGATGCGCCGCACGGGGTCACTGAACATCGCGCGTAAAACGCCGATTGTGCTCGGCATGCTGCTCTCCATGACCATGGTGTTCTGTAACTACGTCAATGCCGAATGGATGATTATCGGCTTTATGGCGATGGCCTTCTTCGGCAAAGGCATTGGCGCGCTGGGCTGGGCGGTGATGGCGGATACGGCACCGAAAGAGATCAGCGGCCTGAGCGGCGGTCTGTTCAACATGTTCGGCAACATCTCCGGGATTGTGACGCCAATCGCTATCGGCTACATCGTTGGCACCACCGGCTCCTTTAACGGTGCGCTGATTTATGTCGGGGTACATGCGCTGGTGGCGGTGCTGAGTTACCTGGTGCTGGTGGGGGATATCAAGCGCGTCGAACTTAAACCTGTAGCGGAGCGTGGATGATGACAACGCAATCGAGTCCAACCGTCACGGAGATGAAGGTCATCCCGGTGGCCGGGCAGGACAGCATGCTGCTCAATATTGGCGGTGCGCATAACGCCTGGTTTACCCGTAATATCGTCGTGCTGAAAGACAGCGCAGGGAATACCGGCGTGGGCGAGGCCCCCGGCGGAGAGGTGATTTACCAGACGCTGGTCGATGCCATTCCGCAGGTCGTGGGCCAGGAGCTCGCCCGTCTGAACAAGGTGGTTCAGCGGGTGCATAAGGGCAATCAGTCGGCAGACTTTGATACGTTCGGTAAAGGTGCCTGGACGTTTGAACTGCGGGTCAACGCGGTCGCCGCCCTGGAGGCCGCCCTGCTCGATTTACTGGGTAAGGCGCTGAATGTTCCGGTTTGCGAGCTGCTGGGGCCCGGCAAACAGCACGATGCGGTTACCGTGCTGGGCTATCTGTTCTACGTGGGCGATCGCAATAAAACCGATCTCCCCTATCTGGCGCGATCCACGGGCGATCACGACTGGTATCGCCTGCGCCACCAGGAAGCGCTCTCCAGCGACGCGGTGGTGCGGTTGGCCGAGGCGGCGCAGGATCGCTACGGCTTTAAGGATTTCAAGCTGAAGGGCGGCGTGCTGCCCGGCGAGCAGGAGATTGAAACGGCCCGGGCGCTGAAAAAACGCTTTGCGGATGCACGGATCACCGTCGATCCCAATGGTGCATGGCTGCTGGATGAAGCGATTAGCCTGTGCAAAGGGCTGGGGGATGTCCTGACCTATGCGGAAGACCCCTGCGGCGCGGAGCAGGGCTTCTCGGGCCGTGAAGTCATGGCCGAGTTCCGTCGCGCCACCGGGCTGCCTGTCGCGACCAATATGATCGCCACCAACTGGCGTGAAATGGGTCACGCGGTGATGCTGAACGCCGTTGACATACCGCTGGCGGACCCGCACTTCTGGACGCTTTCAGGCGCAGTGCGCGTGGCGCAGCTGTGCGATGACTGGGGGCTGACCTGGGGCTGTCACTCGAACAATCACTTTGATATTTCGCTGGCGATGTTTACCCACGTTGGCGCGGCGGCGCCGGGTAACCCGACCGCCATCGACACCCACTGGATTTGGCAGGAAGGGGAAGCCCGCCTGACGAAAAATCCGCTGGAAATCATCAACGGCAAGATTGCCGTACCGGATGCGCCGGGCCTGGGCGTGGAGATTGACTGGGATCAGATCCATAAAGCCCATGAGGCGTATAAAAAGCTACCGGGCGGCGCGCGTAACGACGCGGGCCCGATGCAGTACCTGATCCCCGGCTGGACATTTGACCGTAAGCGCCCTGTTTTCGGACGTCACTGATAAAAGGATTGAACGATGAGTACTTTTTCTACCCCAGTAGTTACCGCCATGCAGATCGTTCCGGTTGCGGGCCATGACAGCATGTTGATGAACCTGAGCGGCGCGCATGCGCCATTCTTTACCCGCAACATTGTCATTATCAAAGACAATTCCGGCCATACGGGCGTGGGCGAAATTCCGGGCGGGGAGAAGATCCGCCAAACGCTGGAAGATGCCATTCCGCTGGTGGTGGGCAAAACGCTGGGTGAGTACAAAAATATCCTCAACACCGTGCGCAACACCTTTGCCGATCGCGATGCCGGAGGGCGTGGTCTGCAGACCTTCGATCTGCGCACCACCATTCACGTGGTGACCGGGATTGAATCCGCCATGTTGGATCTGCTGGGCCAGCATCTGGGCGTTAACGTTGCGTCGCTGCTGGGCGAGGGTCAGCAGCGCAGCGAAGTGGAAATGCTGGGCTATCTGTTCTTTGTCGGCGACCGCAGGCTGACGCCGTTGCCTTATCAGAGCCAGCCGGATGAACAATGCGACTGGTACCGACTCCGCCACGACGAGGCGATGACCCCGGACGCGGTGGTGCGCCTGGCGGAAGCCGCTTATGAAAAATATGGTTTTAATGATTTCAAACTGAAAGGCGGCGTGCTGGCCGGTGAGGAAGAGGCGGAAGCCGTCACCGCGCTGGCAAAACGTTTCCCGCAGGCACGCGTGACGCTGGATCCGAACGGCGCATGGTCGCTTAAGGAGGCCATTGCGATCGGTAAACAGCTGAAAGGCGTGCTGGCGTATGCGGAAGATCCGTGTGGGGCTGAGCAAGGCTTCTCAGGACGTGAAGTCATGGCGGAATTCCGCCGCGCAACGGGGCTGCCGACCGCGACCAATATGATTGCGACCGACTGGCGTCAGATGGGACACACCCTGTCCTTGCAGTCTGTTGATATTCCGCTGGCGGACCCGCACTTCTGGACGATGCAGGGGTCGGTGCGCGTGGCGCAAATGTGCCATGAGTTTGGCCTGACCTGGGGCTCGCACTCTAACAACCACTTCGACGTGTCGCTGGCGATGTTCACGCACGTTGCCGCCGCCGCGCCGGGCACGATTACCGCTATCGATACGCACTGGATCTGGCAGGAAGGTAACCAGCGTCTGACTAAGCAGCCGTTTGAGATCAAAGGTGGCATGGTGCAGGTGCCTTCTACCCCGGGGCTGGGAGTTGAGCTGGATATGGACCAGGTCATGAAGGCCAACGAGCTGTATCAGAAACACGGTCTGGGCGCGCGCGACGACGCGATGGCGATGCAGTATCTGATCCCGGACTGGACATTCGACAATAAACGCCCGTGCATGGTACGATAAACGCATTGGGACCGCTCCCATTGGCGGTCTTTTACGTGGTGTATGCTTAACGTAACGACTATGCGTAAGGATGGCTTATGAAAATTGTTATCGCACCGGACTCGTATAAGGAAAGTTTGAGTGCGCTTGAGGTTGCGACAGCGATAGAACGTGGTTTTCGCGAGATCTTCCCCGAGGCGGTTTACGTCAAACTGCCGGTCGCGGACGGTGGCGAAGGGACGGTTGAGGCGATGATCGCGGCAACGCAGGGACGCATTGTGCATGTTCCGGTGACCGGCCCGCTGGGTGAGCGCGTGGAAGGGTTTTATGGCTTATCCGGTGACGAGCAGAGTGCCTTTATTGAAATGGCGGCGGCAAGCGGCCTGGAGCTGGTCGTCCCTTCGCAGCGTAATCCCCTGAAAACCACCTCGTGGGGCACGGGCGAACTTATTCGTCACGCGCTGGATGCGGGCGTTAAGCATATCATCATCGGCATCGGCGGCAGCGCCACCAATGACGGCGGAGCAGGGATGGTGCAGGCGTTGGGGGCAAAGCTGCTGGACGACAGCGAACAGCCCCTTGGGCAGGGCGGAGGCGAGCTGGGAAAACTCGCGCGTATCGACCTGAGCGGGCTGGACAGACGTCTGGCTGAGTGCCGGATAGAAGTCGCCTGTGATGTGACGAATCCGCTCACCGGTAAGGATGGCGCGTCAGCCGTATTTGGCCCGCAAAAGGGTGCCACTCCCGAGATGATCGTTACCCTGGACAACGCGCTGGCACAATATGCGAGAGTCATTGCCCGGGATCTGGATATCGACGTGCTAAACCTTGCTGGCGGCGGCGCGGCGGGTGGCATGGGGGCCGCGCTGTACGCCTTTTGCGGCGCGCAGCTGCGCCAGGGCATTGAGATCGTGACCGATGCGCTACACCTGGCCGACCAGGTGGCCGATGCGGATCTGGTGATCACGGGAGAAGGCCGCATCGACAGCCAGACGATCCACGGCAAAGTCCCGGTGGGCGTGGCGAGAGTGGCAAAACGCTTTAACAAACCCGTTATCGGCATTGCAGGCAGCCTGACGGCGGACGTTGGCGTGGTACACGATCACGGCATTGATGCGGTGTTTAGCGTGATCTACACCATCTGCTCGCTGGAAGACGCGCTTGAAAATGCCAGCGAGAACGTCAGGATGGCCGCAAGGAATATCGCGGCGGTGCTGAAAGTGGGGCAGGCATTTTAGCTGTGATTGCCGGGTGGCGGCTTCGCCTTACCCGGCCTACGTCAGAGCACCTGTAGGCCCGGTAAGCGCAGCGCCACCGGGCTTTTACCTCAGCTCCCCAATACCTTCATCGCTTCCCGCGTCACGTTATCCATTTCATCCAGCAGCTCCAGGAATTCCGGTTCAAGCTCCGATTCCGGCGTACCGGCACGCAGCTGCTGCTCCAGCAGCTGGCAGAGGTTTTTCAGCCGCGGCACGCCGCTGTACCCGCAGCTACCGTGCAGCTTGTGGATTGCTTCCAGCAGATCTTCCGGGTTTTCACCCACCAGCTGCTCTTCCACCTTATTGCGAATCTCCGGCAGAAACGCGACCAGCATTTGCAGCATTTCGCGGGCTAAATCGGGTTTCCCTGCCGCCTGGCGCAGGGCAAGCTGCCAGTCAAAGGTCGCGTTCTGGTTGACGCTGATTTCAACCGGCTCGCTGGATACCGTGTACGTCCCGCCAATATGACCCGGCTTATAGCGTAACAGCAGGTTGTGAAGTTTCTCTTCATCGATTGGCTTCGCCAGATAATCATTCATTCCGGCGCTCAACAGCTTCTCTTTCTGACCGGCCATCGCGTGCGCGGTGACCGCAATGACCGGCGTTTGCTGCTGATGCGGCAGCTGGTGGATCAGCTCGCAGGCCCGAATGCCATCCATGCCCGGCATTTGAATATCCATCAGTATCAAATCAAACTGCATCTGCTTAGCCTGTTCAACCGCCTGCGCGCCGCTGGTGCACAGCTCCACATGCTGAACCTGGTCTTCAAGCAATACGCCAATGAGCTTCAGGTTGGCCGGATTATCATCCACCGCCATCACGCTCATCGGCAATTTTTGCTCATCGTCAATCAGCGGGAGGGCATGCTGGCTAAGACGGCAATACTCCGTGAGCGCGGGCAGCAGGCGGGTCGCGGTGAGCGGTTTCAGCAGACACGCGGCGGCCCCGTCATTTTTCAACTCTTCTGCATTGAGCTGGGCATGGCAGGGCAGCGCCAGCAGCAGATAGTCGGTCATTGACGCGGCTTTCGCCAGCCGCTCCTGCTGCATAGTCAGTTCGCCGGTAAAGGTGACCGGGATCCCCATCAGCAGAATGTCGTAGTGCTCAACGGCAAGCGCTGAGAAGGTTGGGCTGTAGACCACCTCCAGCGGCGTGGTGCTTAAAATATCGAGCGCGCACTGCGCTGCCGCCGCGTTAGGTTCGACGTAGGCCAGACGCTTGCCTTTCAGGCAGTCCGTCACCGGGCCATCGGTCAGCACGTTCGGATTGAGGTCCAGATTAATGTGGAACCAGAAGGTTGAACCGCGATTCGGCTGGCTGTGGAAAGAGATATCGCCGCCCATCTCGTTCACCAGGCGCTGCGTGATCACCAGCCCCAGGCCGGTACCGCCATGACGGCGGGAGATACTGGCGTCCGCCTGACGGAACGCCTGGAACAGACGCGACTGATCCCGCTCCGGAATCCCGATGCCGGTATCGCGGATCTGGACTTCAATCTGCACCTTATTGCTGCTGATCGAGCGTTTTTCTACCAGAATGTCGATGTTACCGCTTTCGGTGAATTTAATGGCGTTCCCGACAAGGTTGGTAATGACCTGCTGCAGACGCAATGGATCGCCAATAACGTTATCCGGCACGTCGTTTTTAATGTTGAGCGTCAGCTCAAGGCCTTTGTCGTGCGACGAGTGCGCGAGCAGCGTCACCACCTCATCGAGCGTACTGCGCAGCGGGAAAGGAATACTCTCCAGGATCAGCTTGCCCGCTTCCAGCTTGGAGAAGTCCAGCACGTCGTTGATGATCGCCAGCAGGTTGTTGGCCGAGCGTTCAATGGTGTGCAGGTGATCGCGCTGAGTCGGGTTGAGCTCGCTTTTCAGGGTCAGGCGGGTGAAGCCGATCACGCCATTGAGCGGCGTACGCAGCTCGTGCGACATATTGGCCAGGAATTCCGACTTAATACGTGCCGCTTCCTGAGCGCGCTTTTTCGCCAGATCCAGCTCAACGTTCTGAATCTCCATCTGCTCCAGCGTTTCGCGCAGGTCGGACGTCGCCTGATCAACGTTGTGCTGCATCTCTTCGTGATACGCCGCCAGCGACATGGCCATCGAGTTGATGCCGTTCTTCAGCATATCCAGCTCGCCCAGCATAAACCCTTCCACCCGGCTGTCGAGCTGTCCCCGGCGGATGCGGTCAACCGTGTTAACCATGTTGCGGATGGGGCCCGTCACGTCGCGCATCAGGCGCCAGCCGAAGATCAGCGCAATGCCAATGCAGAACAGCATCATCACGCCAGAGATGAAGATTTCTTTATACTGCTGTAGCCGGACCGACTTGAGATCCAGCTCCAGCGCTACATATCCCAGCATATTGTTGCTGGATTTGGCGTCGGACTGCGCAGACTCATCGGGTGAATAGCTTTCAGATACGATCGGCGTGCGCAGGATCATGATATCGCCGCGCCGCAATACGGTGAGATGGCGAGGGAACGGCGTACCGTCCGGGATCTTCAGGGCCGCCGGATCGAGATGAAAATTCGAGGTGACAAACAGGCGGTTATGTTCGTCGTAAACGGAAATGGCGCGTACGATGTCCGAGTGGCGGCGGTGGAGTACGCTGATTAACTGACCAATGGATTCGCGGTTTTGCAGGTTCATGCCGTACTCGCTGGAAACGGCAAGCGGTTCGATAATGCTGGCGCCTGCATCCTCCAGCTGTCGCTGCAAATCGTTATAGCGGTGCACCACAAAGAAGATACTCAGCAGCAAACCGATGAGAACGGTGGGGGCGAGGATCAAAATCATCATGCGCGCGCGCAGGCTGTAGTTGGTCATGGCGTTCCGTTATGGGACAATTAAGATAATTATGTTTATGTGAGAAAAATCTCGGCGATGGCGCAATTCTACTCTGCAAAGCGACGCGTGACGACGCGTCAAATCATCACTGTTGAAGCCACGGACCTCGATCCGTTTGGTCAGGGAGTGGCACGTCACAATGGTAAGGCTCTGTTTATAACAGGTTTACTGCCAACAGAACGAGCAGAAATTACGCTGACGGAAGATAAACGCCAGTTCGCGCGCGGACAGGTTAAGCGTCGTCTCAACGATAGCCCGGAGCGCGTGAAGCCCCGCTGCCCACATTTTGGCGTTTGCGGGGGCTGCCAGCAACAGCATGCGAGCACAGAATTACAGCAAAAAAGCAAAAGCCGCGCGCTGGCGCGTCAGCTTAAACACGACGTTAACGAAATTCTCGCCGATGAGCCCTGGGGCTACCGTCGGCGCGCCCGCCTGAGCCTCAGCTATCAGCCAAAAACGGCGCGGCTGGAGATGGGGTTTCGCAAGGCCGGCTCCAGTGACATCGTCGATGTGCAGCAGTGCCCCATTTTGGTGCCCCATCTTGAGGCGTTGCTTCCGGATGTGCGCACCTGTCTCTCCGGGCTGGACGGCGTTCGCCACCTTGGGCATGTCGAACTGGTCATGGCAAACAATGGACCGCTGATGGTGCTGCGCCATACCGCGCCGCTGTCGAAAAAAGATCGCGAAAAACTGGAACGCTTTTCGCATTCCCACGACCTGGCGCTTTTTCTTGCACCACAAAGCGAGATACTTGAGCAGGTTACCGGTGAGGCGCCCTGGTATGCGTCAAACGGGCTACGCTTAACGTTCAGCCCGCGGGATTTCATTCAGGTGAATGATGGCGTAAACCAGCAGATGGTTGAGAAAGCGCTGACGTGGCTGGATGTTCAGAAAAGCGATCGAGTGCTCGATCTGTTCTGCGGAATGGGCAACTTCACGCTGCCGTTGGCGCGAAAAGCGGCCAGCGTCGTCGGCGTGGAAGGCGTTGAGGCGCTGGTGGCTAAAGGGCAGGAGAACGCACAGCAGAACGGCTTGCAAAATGTGACATTCTTTCATCAAAATCTTGAGGAAGATGTCACCCAACAGCCGTGGGCAAAACAGGGCTTTGATAAAATTTTGCTCGACCCGGCGCGTGCCGGTGCCCCGGGTGTGATGGCACATATTATTAAACTCGCGCCGAAGCGTGTGGTCTATGTTTCCTGTAATCCGGCAACGCTTGCCCGGGACAGTGAGGCATTAATCAGCGCGGGTTACCAGATTCAGCGTCTGGCAATGCTGGACATGTTCCCGCACACTGGTCATCTGGAATCGATGGTGTTGTTCGAGCACATCTAATTTGTTTGGCTTGTCGACTTCGACAGGCCCTGGTCCCTAAAGGAGAGGACAATGGTTGCGGTAAGAAGTGCACATCTCAATAAAGCTGGGGAATTTGACCCACAAAAATGGATCGCAAGTCTGGGAATTTCCAGCCAGCAGTCGTGTGAACGCTTAACCGAAACCTGGGCCTATTGTCTGCGCACCACGCAGGGGCATCCGGATGCCGATCTTCTCCTGTGGCGCGGCGTGGAGATGGTTGAAATCTTATCCATGCTGAACATGGACATCGAAACGCTGCAGGCCGCGCTTCTCTTCCCCCTCGCGGATGCGGACGTGGTCAGCGAAGACGTGCTGCGCGACAGCGTCGGGAAATCCGTCGTCGCGCTGATCCACGGCGTGCGGGATATGGCGGCCATCCGCCAGCTTAAAGCTGCCCATACCGATTCCGTCTCTTCAGAACAGGTCGATAACGTTCGCCGGATGCTGCTGGCCATGGTGGATGATTTCCGCTGCGTGGTCATCAAGCTTGCCGAACGTATTGCCCACCTGCGTGAGGTGAAGGATGCGCCGGAAGACGAGCGCGTGCTGGCCGCCAAAGAGTGTACAAACATCTATGCGCCGCTGGCGAACCGCTTAGGGATTGGTCAGCTGAAATGGGAGCTGGAAGATTACTGCTTCCGCTATCTGCACCCGGCGGAATATAAACGTATTGCCAAACTCCTGCATGAGCGCCGTATCGACCGCGAGCACTATATCGAGGAGTTTGTCGGCGGGCTGCGCCAGGCGATGAAAGAAGAGAACGTGCGCGCCGAAGTCTACGGTCGGCCTAAGCATATCTACAGCATCTGGCGCAAAATGCAGAAGAAACACCTCGCCTTTGACGAGCTGTTTGACGTGCGCGCCGTGCGGATCGTGGCGGAGCGTCTGCAGGACTGCTACGCCGCGCTGGGGATAGTACACACTCACTTCCGTCATCTGCCCGATGAGTTCGATGACTATGTCGCCAACCCCAAACCGAACGGCTATCAGTCTATCCATACCGTTGTGCTTGGCCCTGGCGGCAAAACGGTCGAGATTCAGATCCGCACTAAACAGATGCACGAAGACGCCGAGCTGGGCGTCGCCGCGCACTGGAAATACAAAGAAGGCACCTCCGGCGGGGCGCGTTCAGGACATGAAGACCGCATTGCCTGGCTGCGCAAGCTGATTGCGTGGCAGGAAGAGATGGCTGACTCCGGCGAGATGCTCGATGAAGTGCGCAGCCAGGTCTTTGACGATCGCGTCTATGTCTTTACCCCGAAAGGGGACGTTGTCGACCTGCCTGCGGGCTCTACGCCGCTCGATTTTGCCTACCACATCCACAGCGATGTGGGACACCGCTGCATCGGGGCGAAAATCGGCGGACGCATCGTACCGTTCACCTATCAACTGCAGATGGGTGACCAGATTGAAATCATTACCCAGAAGCAGCCCAACCCGAGCCGTGACTGGCTTAACCCTAACCTGGGCTACGTCACCACCAGCCGCGGGCGCTCGAAAATTCACGCCTGGTTCCGTAAACAGGACCGCGACAAGAACATCCTTGCTGGTCGCCAGATCCTCGACGACGAGCTGGAGCATATCGGGATAAGCCTGAAAGAGGCGGAGAAATTCCTGCTGCCGCGCTACAACTTCAACGAGCTTGACGAGCTGCTAGCGGCCATTGGCGGCGGTGATATCCGTCTGAATCAGATGGTGAACTTCCTGCAGGCGCAGTTCAATAAGCCAAGCGCGGCAGAGCAGGACGCGGCGGCGCTGAAGCAGCTGCAGCAGAAGACCTACGCGCCGCAGCAGCGCAGCAAAGACAATGGCCGCGTGGTGGTCGAGGGCGTGGGCAATCTGATGCACCACATTGCCCGCTGCTGCCAGCCGATCCCAGGCGACGATATCGTCGGCTTTATCACCCAGGGACGCGGGATTTCGATTCACCGTTCCGACTGCGATCAGCTTGCCGAGCTGCAGTCGCATGCGCCGGAGCGCATCGTGGAAGCGGTCTGGGGTGAGAGCTATTCCGCCGGCTATTCGCTGGTGGTGCGCGTCACTGCCAACGACCGCAGCGGCCTGCTGCGCGACATCACCACCATTCTCGCCAACGAGAAGGTCAACGTGCTGGGCGTTGCCAGCCGCAGCGATACCCGCGAGCAGCTTGCCACCATCGATATGACCATCGAAATCTACAACCTGCAGGTGCTGGGCCGCGTGCTCGGCAAACTGAACCAGGTGCCGGATGTGATTGACGCGCGTCGTCTGCACGGCGGATAAGATTTCCCTCTTTTGTAGGCCGGGTAAGGCGTAAGCCGCCACCCGGCGTTTTTTTATCAGGACATAACCATGACTCAAATCGACCGCCTGCTCGGCATCATGAAACGCCTGCGCGACCCGGAAAACGGCTGTCCGTGGGACAAAGAGCAGACTTTCGCCACCATCGCCCCGTACACCCTTGAAGAGACCTATGAGGTGCTGGACGCTATTTCCCGTGAAGATTTTGCCGACCTGCGCGGCGAGCTGGGCGATCTGCTGTTCCAGGTGGTGTTCTATGCGCAAATGGCGCAGGAAGAAGGGCGCTTTAACTTTGACGATATCTGCGCTGCTATAAGCGACAAGCTGGAGCGCCGTCATCCCCATATCTTTGGCGATGCCACCGCAGGGAACAGCGCCGAGGTGCTGGCCCGCTGGGAGCAGATCAAAAGCGCCGAGCGGGCGGAAAAATCCCAGCACTCGGCGCTGGATGATATTCCGCTGAGCCTGCCCGCGCTGATGCGCGCGCATAAAATCCAGAAACGCTGCTCCGCGGTGGGGTTTGACTGGACCTCTCTCGGCCCTGTGCTGGATAAAGTGCACGAAGAGATTGATGAAGTCATGCACGAAGCGCAGCAGGCGGTGGTGGATGAAGCAAAGCTTGAGGAAGAGATGGGCGACCTGCTGTTTGCGACCGTCAACCTTTCTCGCCACCTGGGTGTAAAAGCGGAAACCGCCCTGCAAAAAGCCAACATAAAATTCGAACGACGCTTTCGCGAAGTTGAGCGGATTGTCGCCTCGCGAGGCCTGGAAATGAGCGGAATTGACCTCGAGGCAATGGAAGAAGTCTGGCAGGAAGTAAAGCGCCAGGAACATGATCTCTAACGAGATTTTGCGATCAAGCGCAATTTGTGTGATTTTTTAAATGACAAGCGCTTGATTTGCGTCAAAAACATTTACCCAAAAGGGGCTATTTTCTCACTCCTTATGTTTGTCATGGCCTGGAATGGAGACG contains:
- the rlmD gene encoding 23S rRNA (uracil(1939)-C(5))-methyltransferase RlmD, translated to MAQFYSAKRRVTTRQIITVEATDLDPFGQGVARHNGKALFITGLLPTERAEITLTEDKRQFARGQVKRRLNDSPERVKPRCPHFGVCGGCQQQHASTELQQKSKSRALARQLKHDVNEILADEPWGYRRRARLSLSYQPKTARLEMGFRKAGSSDIVDVQQCPILVPHLEALLPDVRTCLSGLDGVRHLGHVELVMANNGPLMVLRHTAPLSKKDREKLERFSHSHDLALFLAPQSEILEQVTGEAPWYASNGLRLTFSPRDFIQVNDGVNQQMVEKALTWLDVQKSDRVLDLFCGMGNFTLPLARKAASVVGVEGVEALVAKGQENAQQNGLQNVTFFHQNLEEDVTQQPWAKQGFDKILLDPARAGAPGVMAHIIKLAPKRVVYVSCNPATLARDSEALISAGYQIQRLAMLDMFPHTGHLESMVLFEHI
- the relA gene encoding GTP diphosphokinase, with translation MVAVRSAHLNKAGEFDPQKWIASLGISSQQSCERLTETWAYCLRTTQGHPDADLLLWRGVEMVEILSMLNMDIETLQAALLFPLADADVVSEDVLRDSVGKSVVALIHGVRDMAAIRQLKAAHTDSVSSEQVDNVRRMLLAMVDDFRCVVIKLAERIAHLREVKDAPEDERVLAAKECTNIYAPLANRLGIGQLKWELEDYCFRYLHPAEYKRIAKLLHERRIDREHYIEEFVGGLRQAMKEENVRAEVYGRPKHIYSIWRKMQKKHLAFDELFDVRAVRIVAERLQDCYAALGIVHTHFRHLPDEFDDYVANPKPNGYQSIHTVVLGPGGKTVEIQIRTKQMHEDAELGVAAHWKYKEGTSGGARSGHEDRIAWLRKLIAWQEEMADSGEMLDEVRSQVFDDRVYVFTPKGDVVDLPAGSTPLDFAYHIHSDVGHRCIGAKIGGRIVPFTYQLQMGDQIEIITQKQPNPSRDWLNPNLGYVTTSRGRSKIHAWFRKQDRDKNILAGRQILDDELEHIGISLKEAEKFLLPRYNFNELDELLAAIGGGDIRLNQMVNFLQAQFNKPSAAEQDAAALKQLQQKTYAPQQRSKDNGRVVVEGVGNLMHHIARCCQPIPGDDIVGFITQGRGISIHRSDCDQLAELQSHAPERIVEAVWGESYSAGYSLVVRVTANDRSGLLRDITTILANEKVNVLGVASRSDTREQLATIDMTIEIYNLQVLGRVLGKLNQVPDVIDARRLHGG
- the mazG gene encoding nucleoside triphosphate pyrophosphohydrolase — encoded protein: MTQIDRLLGIMKRLRDPENGCPWDKEQTFATIAPYTLEETYEVLDAISREDFADLRGELGDLLFQVVFYAQMAQEEGRFNFDDICAAISDKLERRHPHIFGDATAGNSAEVLARWEQIKSAERAEKSQHSALDDIPLSLPALMRAHKIQKRCSAVGFDWTSLGPVLDKVHEEIDEVMHEAQQAVVDEAKLEEEMGDLLFATVNLSRHLGVKAETALQKANIKFERRFREVERIVASRGLEMSGIDLEAMEEVWQEVKRQEHDL